The Nematostella vectensis chromosome 6, jaNemVect1.1, whole genome shotgun sequence region GACTTGTGTGTCTCTTGCTCGGTGTTATGGTGTAGATCGTGCAGTGATCGTGTAGTGAAGTGGAACGAACGCTGACAATTTGAATTTTCGAGGCTCATTAGCTCGGCGTTCGTTCGCTCTCAGAGATTACTAAGCTCTGGGCCTCTTTCTAAGGTGAGTAGAAGTGCGGAAATGCAAATGCCGAATTCACATTTTCGTGCCAGCTAGCTCGAATTCAAACACCTTAGCTTGATTAGGAATAGTCAAACAATGATTCCGCCCAAAAAGTGCGATTGAATCACGAGCTATTTCAAGAAGaggggtagcgatgggtacCTGGTAAAAAATTCGCAAAGTTTCGGAATCTCGGCGTCTCGGAGTCCCgtttttttgcaattttagGGGTCTCGGGGCCTCGCTTTTTTTACCACGGCTCGGTCTCGGATTTTTAAACGCGATCTCAGAGTCCCGAATTTTTGTTAAACGCGAACTGTCTTATGTTGTTACCATACTAAGCAAGCATGTATTGTAACTCTACTtatgtttatgacatacctcgAGCAAGTTATCCGAAAACATGCTCGAAAAAAAACTCGGGCTCGGTTGTTAATAGACCGGAAAAGCGCAGGCTCGAATTCAGAAATTTGACAAagtctcgggctcggattctgaAACACGGGTCTTGGCGACTCGGCAAGTCTTGGATTTACGTATCGCTACCCCTAAGAAGGGCTGGTCCGGCACGAAACTACGAATTCTGCGTACCCGCGATGTTACTTGACACAACTATACACGAGATTCTAATGAGCACGCGCCACAACAGAGTGAGTGTAGCGTGAACCATCTAGCCACATTCTCGTTCAGAAATAGGCTACATAAGTTGTGTCAACCACGGCAAGCGAGTACAAAcgataaagaaaaacagcaTAGCATTTCTaaagcaaaaagaaaatatatgtgAACCGGTAACGTTACATCTGAGTTTTGCTTATTTCGACAGATTGCAGAAACCACAAAATGTATGGATGCTTCTTAAAGTAAGACGTTAAatttatgataaaaaaactacATAGCCTAGCAAGGgagctatcacgtgacaaacaAGCAAGGGAGCTATCGCGTGACAGACAAGCAAGGGAGCTATCGCGTGACAGACAAGCAAGGGAGCTATCGCGTGACAGACAAGCAAGGGAGCTATCGCGTGACAGACAAGCAAGGGAGCTATCGCGTGACAGACAAGCAAGGGAGCTATCGCGTGACAGACAAGCAAGGGAGCTATCGCGTGACAGACAAGCAAGGGAGCTATCGCGTGACAGACAAGCAAGGGAGCTATCGCGTGACAGGAGCAAGGGAGCTATCCCGTGACAGAGGAGCAAGGGAGCTATCGCGTGACAGACGAGCAAGGGAGCTATCGCGTGACAGACGAGCAAGGGAGCTATCGCGTGACAGACAAGCAAGGGAGCTATCGCGTGACAGACAAGCAAGGGAGCTATCGCGTGACAGACAAGCAAGGGAGCTATCGCGTGACAGACAAGCAAGGGAGCTATCGCGTGACAGACAAGCAAGGGAGCTATCGCGTGACAGAGGAGCAAGAGAGCTATCGCGTGACAGACAAGCCAGGCATATTATTGCGTGAAATAAATAACTTGTGTCAAAAATGGAAGACGCTGTGATCGTTCTTCTGGTTTGTGTTGCGGTTTTAATCGCAATTATGATTGCTCTTTATTTCTTGTGCCGCTCGGACGACCCCCTGAAGGATCACACGTGTGCTGCTCTACTGTACACGAAGATGACCGCGGTCAACCTTGAGGGCGACGAGCCATGTCTGATGGAGAAGCCACGAGAACCACGCAACAACGACATGAACACGACTCACTATGGCGGGAAAACACCAGATCCGCGTGACGGCGGGCGTGACGGTCCACGTGATGACGAAAAGCAGAAAGGCCTGCGTGACTTCACGGCTGACAAGCCCCGTGATGAAAGACGTGACAGCTCACGTGATGGAAGGCGTGACAGACCATTTGAAGAAAAGCTTGACGGCTCACGTGGTGGAAGGCGTGACGGTCCACGTGACTATGAAAAGTATCACGGCATGCGTGACGTCACGGTTGGTAAGCCACGTGATGGGAGGCCTGACGGACCACGTGATGGAAGACGTCACAGGTCACCTGATGAAAAGCTAGACGGCTCACGTGATAGAAGGCGTGACGAAACACGTGTTGAAAGGCGTGAGAGCTCGCGTGATGGAAGACGTGACGGACAACGTGATGAGAGGCGTGACGGGCTACGTGATGAGCGGCGTGACAGCTCACGTGAGGGAAGACGTGAAGGATCTCTTGACGAGAGGCGTGACTGGCCACGAGATGAGCAGCGTGACAGATCACGAGATAGAACACGAGAGGAGAGGCGTGACGGACACCGCGAACAGTGGCGTGACGGCCCACGTGATGAGAGAAGTTACAGCTCACGTGATAACTGGCGTGACAGCACTCATGGGGTTAAGCGTGACGGCGAACGAGATGAGAGGCGTGAGTGGCCACGTGTTGAAATGCGTGACGGTCCACGTGACGAAAGTAACAGCTCACGTGATAACTGGCGTGACAGCAATTATGATGCAGGACGTGACGGTTCAAGAGATCTCCGACGAGATATTCCACACCATGACTGGCATAATTTTCCAGGCGATAAAAGGCGTGACAGGTCACGTGATGAAAGACGTGACGTTCCCCATGATGAACGGCATTACCGGTCACGTGATGAAAGGCGTGACAACGCATTGTGGTTATAACGTTAAAATTGTGTTTATAGTAATTGCTTACAGTTGATTGCCGTATTATTTCTTGAAGATATATTTTTGCCGTCCTTATACAATCAAATCGGGACAACGGAAGAACGCTGAATCTTTAAGAAGATATTGCACTTTTATTAAATCTTGCACACTGTCACACCTGTACATTTCACACCAGAGCAGCTTCTATTATATCCATGTAACAAACGAAGTACATGTTTTCACTTTAAGAAATAAACACATTTGTTGTAAGACCAAAcggtacccccccccccccattcccCGGGTCAAATCTTTAATCCTCAGTTGGAGCCGGACATGGGGTCAATTCTTTATGGCAGTCATGGGGTTTGAGCTATTTCCAGCTTTCACAGAAGCACAGTTAGGAATTAATTACAGAGAAAGTTTGGAAAGCCAAAATACGTGGAAAATACTCCATTTTGCAGataaatataaattaatacGGTATAGTGTTAAGCaatatatactgtatatagtGCCCAATAGGATTGAAAATTGTACTTTTATGTTTCGGTAAGACTGGGAAGCTAAAATAGTGTAGGAAACTAGATTATACGTACATAATATGTATCTTGTGCGATTAGTTTCTGTCTGTATAGTAGACATTGGTTGCAATAAGGAGCGTTGTTTTTGTTACACTTTGTCGTATTTCGAGAGCCAGCGCTAGTGCCCCTCTAAGCCCCGGATGTAAATCGACACTACCTTTAACTGGTTATAACTCCCTCTTGACAGGCTTATTATTCAATCGATCATTTGACAAATCAGCGATTGATTCATTTAATTGGAACTCTTtaaaaagtaccaaaagtaTACGAAAACGTACGACAAGAAAAGGTCAACCCAATGAGCAAGCCAATTGTCACCTTGCAGAAATATATGAGGATCAAAGGTGCTAATACTAACACGAAAGCTAATCGTAAGTTGTTTGTAGTGTTCCTTAGTATATCTGACTGTTAAATAATAGGCCATCACTAAACCAACGGTATCGAGTGAAGAGACGTTAACAGTGCTATCTATCGGAGCGGAAAGCCAGCACAAATAACTTACATAACTCTACGAGGTAAACAAAACGCGGCGACGCGAGCGTGCTGGGGCCGAACATTCAACCGTCATTTGCGATCGTAAAGGGCCATAACAAGTGAAGAATCCCAGCCATAGCGTGACCCAACGAGTGAGAAGAGGCAATCGATCACTCTTCGTATACAACATCAAGTACAATATTTAGAACTCGTGACAGTCAATCGAAATAGTATGCAGTAGTCGCTCATTAGAGCCTGACGGAACAGTTACAGACAAGCAAGCGACTTGGCACGAGTTCAGCAAAGAGTTCAACGGAATACAAACAAAAAGGTAATCATTAACTATATTGTGAAATGAGGGGAGAAAGAAGTGTGCGGAAATTAGACTTCTGTGTTTTGCTTGGTTTTTCTTGTGCGTAGTATTTCGTGACCATGCTGAGTTGTAGTGAAGTGGAACGAACGCTgacaatttgaattttttaagCTCATTAGCGCCGCGTTCATTCGCTCGTAGACATCGCTAGGGCCTTAGTTTGCTTCTCAAGGTGAGTAGGACCTCACAGAACTGTAAACATTTCTGACACTAAGCAAACCCTTATATAAATAAAGTCGAATTGGCAATAAAATTGCACAAAAGCGCTATATAGTTAGCAAAAATCCGTTGAAAACAAACAGTGAGAAATATATAGCAAAACAATTCGTAAACCTCGATGGCGTTAACGACGACAtgcaacattttaaagtatcTACTTCGAGATTGAGGCCTGTCAGAATTAGAAAACGACTTGATACTTTTTATTAAGTAATATCCAATCGAATTGACACGATATATCGACAATTATATGTAACAAGTACTTATGATTCCGAAACAAAAGCATGCAAAATAGAAAGAAATAGAGAGCAAGACATAAACAATAGAAAGTGCTATTGAACCTGCTAACAAGTCACACATAGCGATTGACTTGTATTTAATTCAGCAAACTCAAACAGATTGCTGGTAGCACAGAATGGAAGCTCCCTGCTTTATGTAAAGCCTTAAATGAATTCTAACCCCAAACCAACTGAAACACGCTCCAATGGGCACCAAATAATTAGTGACGAAGTCACACTGCATGTCAGTGCAGCGAGCGATATATATGCGTGACAGAAAAACAAGGCAGAACAGTGCTTGACGGTCACGTAAGACACAGCATGGAATTAAATGTGATAATTCTGCTAATGTTATTTTTGGTTTTAATATTATTCATgattgttgtttattttgtgtCGCTCTAAGGATACCGTGCGCTGCTTTGCTCTATCCGAAAGCGATCTCGACCGGAAAATTCGTCCGACTTCAAGAAATCATGGTCAACACAGAGCAAAATCTATCGAGAAGAAGCTCACGCAGCGAGCACATGCGGATAATGTCCAAACTGCAGGAAAAGCCACCAGAGTCACGCACCAACGGCGGACCTCCTTACAACGCTCGAGGAACTCGACCACCAGACAAGCGTGACACACGAGTATCTCAACCACCAGACACGCGCGACCCCCGAGGATCTCGACCAACAGACACGCGCGACGCGCGAGGATCTCGACCACCAGACAAGCGCGATACGCAAGGGGCTCAGTTACCAGACAAGCGCGACACTCGTGTATCCACCAGGCCACCAGACACACGTGACACGCGAGTATCGAGGGCACAAGAGACGCGCTCTACACAAGACTCGCGCGGCGGATCAAGACGATCTGCGAGTCGAGACACGCGTGACCAAGAGCTTGACGCTCGCGGGAGATCTCAGAACGCGCGTACTAGAAGTATGCGAAACAGCGGTCCACCTGAAAGAAGAGATGATTTATCGCGTGACAACAGACGTGAGGCTCCACGTGATAACAGGCGCGAGGTTTCGCGTGACAACAGGCGTGACGCATCACGCGATAACAAGCCTGATGTACCACGTGAAAGGCGTGACACATTACGCGATGAAAGGCGTGACATGTCACGTGATAAGAGGCGTGAAGCATCACGTGATGAAAGGCGTGACATACCACGTGATGAAAGGCGTGACATACCACGTGATGAGAGACGTGACGCACCACGTGAAGGTAGGCGTGACCCACCACGTGATGACAGGCGTGACGCATTCCTTGACGACCGCCGGGAGGGTAGAAGCACACAAGAATTTAGCCGAGATAACCGATTGCGTCAGCGAAGCTTGCGCGCACGTTCGGTGGATAGACCACGTGTCACAAGAGCTAGATCTGAAGGTGGAAGAAGAAGCCGTTCTCTTGGTGATGTTCGTCTTAGAAACCGCGCGAGGTCAGTTGATCGAGTGTACGACCTTTGGGACAGGCGCTATAGCATGAAAAGGGACCCATACCCTCAAGATGACATGCGAGAGAGACTTTATGGCGGCACACGTGACATACATCTAGCAAGAGACCCACCACGACACGAGCCGCGAGATAGCATGCCGCCTTGGGAGGGCCCGCGGGGACATTCGACACGTGACAAGGCGCGTGACATACCTCCGCACTGGAGTGACCAATACAGCATTCAAGCTCGGGACGATCTTTACAACAGACTTCAGGCACGGGACGACCCATACATCAAACAGCCCGGACGGGACGACCCGTACAACAAACAGCCCGGACGGGACGACCCGTACATCAAACAGCCCGGACGGGACGACCCATACATCAAACAGCCCGGACGGGACGACCCGTACATCAAACAGCCCGGACGGGACGACCCGTACAACAAACAGCCCGGACGGGACGACCCGTACAACAAACCTTCTGCACGGGACGACCTGTACGACCGACCTCCCTTACGAGATGACCCGTACCACCGACCACCTTTACGGGATGATCCCCACAGCAGACCTCCCTTACGGGATGATCCCCACAGCAGACCTCCCTTACGGGATGATCCCTACAGCAGACCTCCCTTACGGGACGACCCGTACAACAAACCTTCAGCACGGGACGACCTGTACGACCGACCCCCCTTACGGGATGACCCGTACCACCGACCACCTTTACGGGATGACCCCCACAGCAGACCTCCCTTACGGGATGATCCCTACAGCAGACCTCCCTTACGGGATGATTTCTACAGCAGACCTCCCTTACTCGACGACCAACCTCCCTTACGGGATGACCCGTACAACCGACCTCCCTTACGGGATGACCCGTTCGGCCGACCTCCCTTACGGGATGATCCCTTAAGCAGACCTCCTTTACGGGATGATCCCCACAGCAGACTTCCCTTACGGGATAAACCATACAACCGAGATCCCTTACAGAATGACCAGTACGGCCGACCTCCCTTACGGGATGATCCCTACAGCAGACCTTCCTTACGGGATGATCCCTTAAGCAGACCTCCCTTACACAATGATCCGTTTGACCGAACTCCCTTACGGGATGATCTCTTAAGCAGACCTACTCTAGGGGGTGACTTGTACGACCGACCTCCCTTACGGAATGACCCGTACAGTAGAAACGAGGCAGGTGACGACCATGGCGAATATGGCCCAGTTTATCAACAAGCAGAAAGACGTGACATGTATGGGAGGTATGTGCCACGCGAAATCCCCGCGCGTGTAGAGCAGCACGAGTTTGACGCACTTCATCGCGAGATTCGCGCAAAGTCGGAGGAGATCAAGCTCCAGAGAGAGTCAGTGAACCGCGACATCCGCAAGGGCATTTATCAGCCAATCAGCAACAAGGAGGCGAAGGTGCGAGAGGAGCTTATGAAATGCAACGGTACGCACCGCGACATCCTATATGACGAGCGTGACGCAGGGCAACATCACTATGAAGAGATCCCCCCAAGGATGTCACACAATAGCGACTTGTCACGCGACCCGTACGAGGACGTGCATGACCCTCGTTACCTTCCAAAGCCGTTCGAGATGAGCCAAGGACGCAACGAAGATAACATAATCCGAAGGGAGCCTCGACCAAGACCTCACTCAATACAAATCACACACAGACAACACTCCAGTACCACGGATAGTTTTCTAGACACACAAAGAAACATGCGTGGACACACAGGGAACCCGCCACAAGACATGCGCAGACACACAGTGGATGGAAATGGCTGGGGGGCTCTTCCAGACACTTACTTGATGTCAATCGGGATGCCGACCTCTCAGCCACCGCCAGCGGGCAAGGCAATGAACATACAAACGATTGACCCTCTGGAGATCCAGACACGCGCACCGGAAGACGAGCTGAGAGATTCCTATGTCAAGTATTTTGGTAAGCCTGAAGATTCACCCCATTCTCCTTACTTAAGGTCACTTAATAGCGTGGGTGATACAGACAAGAATGGATGGCGTTACCCTGACAAGAATACATTGCGTGACGTAGACAATGTCAGACAATCGCGCGACAACAAAGATGGATCGCGTAATGCAGACAATAGGCTGCGCGACGAAAAGTTGCTCAATGATTCATGGGAAGCGAGTGAGTCGATGTACCGCGTGCGCTCGTTCGATTTCAGTCATCAGGAGAAGCGTGCGGCTCAACCACGTTCACGCTCCCTAGACCTGCACAGCGCCCCACCGAAGGAAGAGATCCGCGAGAGAGACACGCGGGGCAAACCTGTCACGGCAGTCGCACCAACGCGTGCGCGTGTCATGCACGTGGAGTCAACTACACCGCGACGGGATGACAGATCGCGCTACTCTTACGACCCTTACGACGACAGAAACGATCGCTACAACGGATACAGCAGTGATCATTATAGCAGACACGACAGGAGCGATTATTATGACAGGCAAGACAGACGTGATCATTACAACAGGCAAGGCAGGGGCGACCATTACGACAGGAGCGGTCATCACGGCAGGGCCGACAGGCGCGATCATTACGACAGGCGCGATCAGAACGACAGGCACGACAGGAAATACGACGAGGAGAGAGAAGATTACGTGTGAACATTTAGTGTCAACACCGGTCCACGGTACTAGATAAAAACGTATTGACGATTTGACAGTAAAGATTGAGTGGAGCTTGATGGCAGCGATCGTAACGATAACTACAACAAGAACACTAAGttcaataaatataatatcaatTTGTATCATTTTAGTCAAACCTTCCAAATACATCCGTACAATTTACGCAAACATTTCTAcaggaatgtttttttttttacattttctatATACGCATTGTTTTTAATCAAAGTAAAACCGTAACTAGTTGCGCCACAAAGCGTGATGTTCAGTTGCACTGCAGTATGAACATAGAATAGAGTATGCAGTATAGAAGAGTGTAATATAGAGAAAAACTTTAGCTTAGAAGTGTCACGTCGCGAGTTTGCTTAAAGGGGCTCTGTcagtcgccattttgtcatccaaaCAGCTAAAGAAGCAGGTAGAAAATATTCATTTGCATCCGCGTATCGACATTTTTAACAACTGAATTTAATAGTTTAAAGATAAGCAATGCTTTTGTACggttattttgttattacttTAAATAATGAAAAGCCAAAGGATAACAAAATGAAAGCTGATTGAGTCCCTGttttcaaaatacaaaaaaaaaaatgtaaaccaTTTGTATTTATGGCATTATCAATGCCTGCAATTAATGTTAAAAAGCTAATGACATTTATGTCAAGAAGTTGTGGAATTTCCTATTTACTCACTAATGGGTGTAAGGCAAGAGATGACTTGAATAAACTATAGAAAACTCGTGGTGGCCCAAGTGGTTCGTGGATAACATTAAGGGGCGGTTTGTTTTTCTGATACAGGAGGGTCGAAACTCTTTAATGGCTTTAATATTATAACAATgattagggttagggttagggtataTATACAATTTGCCcattttttctgtgtttacGTACCAAAAATGCTGAAAGTTCATTGACTTTTTAATATGTGTATAAACTTCAGATATAACATACGTAACATACGCACGTGGATGGTTTGTAGTCTTACCTGCAAGAGCTTCCGGCAGAGTCTCGTTTTCATCTCCTTTACCGTATCCCAGATGTATAACGTGTCTTCTTCCGCGCCCATCGTCGATGGACAAAGAACTTTGCTTAGATGACATGTAAACGCGGTTACCCTGTGTACGCAACAAAGCACATCTACGACAGAGCTGGTCAGAGGAACTTTGCGTCTTTGCTGGTCTTGTGATGCCACGTCGCACGCGCGCGCGCTCACTGACGGCGGAGTATCGCTCCCGTTAGAGCTGATTGAAGTCTCGTACCCAGCCTCTGAGCCAGAGCTTTGAGTCGAGCAGGAGTCGTCACTAATGTCCTCCCGCGCGGTGGCAAAGGAGCCTGCGACGCTTGTGGTCCGACAACTACTGTACTCAGTCGATGCGTCTGTGTCGATCAGCTTTGATCGCCGTATGCATAATCCACGTATATCCGATGACCGCAATGTGGAGCTAGATGTGTTTGTCCGACCTACGGTGCTGGGATCTGACAGTCGTGGGCGCACTCGGTTTGCCACTGGTCGGAGAATAGCAGAAGAATCTCCAGGGTGTTTCTGGCCCTCGTCAGGAACGCTCGGTGAATCGCTTCTCGATCTGGTCGCCGATTGATTCCTTTCTTTGGTCCATTTGTCCTTAACGAACTCAAGCGAGTCAGACGAATGAGTGGAGTCCGGGCTACTCGAATCACGATTCGCGTAGGGTGTGACTCGCTCACTAGTTCTACGTTGAGAGTCTTCATGCGAAGTGACTCGTTCACTAAGCTGTGAGGAGTATTCGAGTAATGTGCTCGAATCAATATCTTCAATACGCTGAGTCTTTTCTTCGGAAGCAAATTGCCCCTCCCTTTCTTGCCCTTTATCGGTAGCATGTCCGTGTTGAGCTTGTAGAGCTTTAGGGTGAAATTCGCACTGTTCTTTGAATTCTTGGTTGGTCATCTTAGTATGATCTTTCCCGTAGTGAACGAGATTTGTGTCTGAGCCAAACTTATGTGAGAGGGGGCCCTGGGCCTCGATACTGCGTTTCTCTGGTAGAGAGGCAGAGACATCAGGATAAGATGTAGTCATCCTGTATCGTTGCATCATGCTAGGGACTGGGGCAGGTCGACTTCTCTGTGTAAAAAAGCGAGTCTCAATGCAGTCTACGGAACAGGGGtcggttcctgaaaagccgatttgcgctaacccagggttaaattaaccctaacccacgattaaatttttacccccAGATTAGTTTCGTTCCCGAAACGCTGGTTAGCGCTAACTCTGGGTCAGTTTGgaggtaaaatctaaccctgctcgcgaggtgggttaactcgctaaccCACTGTTTAGTTGGCGaaacacaggcctcccaaactttgtaagcttcataaaataaagttgtcgacaaaaaagacgttacacaaaacaATGTAGGGATCAAATATCCTAACATTTCGCTTTATTATGTGACCTTCGTTGCGATGCTGACTTGAATATtgtgctgggacagacagaaagttacatgaaatttatacttgaaatgaatctgtctcgctagtgtcacgcaccaactCGAATCATGCAAATGACACTTTTTTGGCCATGAAATGTAGGTAATTACAGGTgatgtagaggtgttttggggcttttctgcgaaaataaaatcaccaaAGGTAAATTTAAGTTGCTTTCTGTTGATAtactgggtaccctgtgtgaattttactcctcaaaccagtttttcactcgtttaatccagggttagtaattcgggggattacttggctttcgggaacggtgagttatccgtcggttagctaacctacgattagcgaattttaacccgggattaggcgctgatcgagggttaagttaatcggcctttcaggaaccggccccagatgctcatttgcataagccactgtccggcgtcctcgataccatgcgacgccattttCTGTCATTTGTCATGACAACAGCCCTCGCTTTGACGAAGGCGGTGTTTTGCgaagttttattacatttataataTTAGATAGTATGCTCGCCTGttatactttttaaacaaaaaatatcatgACAATAAAGTATAAAGGTCAACTTATCTTATGTTAGAAAATCAACTTCCTAAGAAGTCTTAAAATAATTCGATTTTGGCGATATTTTGAAGAGAATGAATCACATGAGAAAAGTTCTAACTCActaaatttcacatttttggtACATCCAGTCATAAGCAAAGTTAAAAGCCGAGACTCACAGCATAGctaaaactgttattttactTAATCTGAGTGAACTCCGAGCACATATTTCCACCTGgttttaaatatattaaacGATTTCGACCTTGCATGGTTTTACCGTCTCCAAACCGCAAAGCACGCATCTAATTATATTCTAAATATCTCGAAAAGGCGTGGAAATCGCTCTAAAGTTTGTATTGGACGTTTGATAAGAATTCCTTCAGGAATTTGTCTGGAAGGTCTGATTTCCGTAGCACCATTTATTAAGAGCAATAAGTCCTTTAATAGCAAAGACatgcaacaacagcaaataattatgtttgcttctaaaaacatttttggtacACCTTGTCATAGACTCGTTTTATGAAAATCATATACAATATATGAATCTCCAACTAAAAAACTCTCGGTGTGTGAAAGATGGGCTCCGGATCCTAACGCGTTAAAAAAT contains the following coding sequences:
- the LOC116602015 gene encoding zinc finger CCCH domain-containing protein 13 isoform X3 yields the protein MVNTEQNLSRRSSRSEHMRIMSKLQEKPPESRTNGGPPYNARGTRPPDKRDTRVSQPPDTRDPRGSRPTDTRDARGSRPPDKRDTQGAQLPDKRDTRVSTRPPDTRDTRVSRAQETRSTQDSRGGSRRSASRDTRDQELDARGRSQNARTRSMRNSGPPERRDDLSRDNRREAPRDNRREVSRDNRRDASRDNKPDVPRERRDTLRDERRDMSRDKRREASRDERRDIPRDERRDIPRDERRDAPREGRRDPPRDDRRDAFLDDRREGRSTQEFSRDNRLRQRSLRARSVDRPRVTRARSEGGRRSRSLGDVRLRNRARSVDRVYDLWDRRYSMKRDPYPQDDMRERLYGGTRDIHLARDPPRHEPRDSMPPWEGPRGHSTRDKARDIPPHWSDQYSIQARDDLYNRLQARDDPYIKQPGRDDPYNKPSARDDLYDRPPLRDDPYHRPPLRDDPHSRPPLRDDPHSRPPLRDDPYSRPPLRDDPYNKPSARDDLYDRPPLRDDPYHRPPLRDDPHSRPPLRDDPYSRPPLRDDFYSRPPLLDDQPPLRDDPYNRPPLRDDPFGRPPLRDDPLSRPPLRDDPHSRLPLRDKPYNRDPLQNDQYGRPPLRDDPYSRPSLRDDPLSRPPLHNDPFDRTPLRDDLLSRPTLGGDLYDRPPLRNDPYSRNEAGDDHGEYGPVYQQAERRDMYGRYVPREIPARVEQHEFDALHREIRAKSEEIKLQRESVNRDIRKGIYQPISNKEAKVREELMKCNGTHRDILYDERDAGQHHYEEIPPRMSHNSDLSRDPYEDVHDPRYLPKPFEMSQGRNEDNIIRREPRPRPHSIQITHRQHSSTTDSFLDTQRNMRGHTGNPPQDMRRHTVDGNGWGALPDTYLMSIGMPTSQPPPAGKAMNIQTIDPLEIQTRAPEDELRDSYVKYFGKPEDSPHSPYLRSLNSVGDTDKNGWRYPDKNTLRDVDNVRQSRDNKDGSRNADNRLRDEKLLNDSWEASESMYRVRSFDFSHQEKRAAQPRSRSLDLHSAPPKEEIRERDTRGKPVTAVAPTRARVMHVESTTPRRDDRSRYSYDPYDDRNDRYNGYSSDHYSRHDRSDYYDRQDRRDHYNRQGRGDHYDRSGHHGRADRRDHYDRRDQNDRHDRKYDEEREDYV
- the LOC116602015 gene encoding zinc finger CCCH domain-containing protein 13 isoform X2, which gives rise to MVNTEQNLSRRSSRSEHMRIMSKLQEKPPESRTNGGPPYNARGTRPPDKRDTRVSQPPDTRDPRGSRPTDTRDARGSRPPDKRDTQGAQLPDKRDTRVSTRPPDTRDTRVSRAQETRSTQDSRGGSRRSASRDTRDQELDARGRSQNARTRSMRNSGPPERRDDLSRDNRREAPRDNRREVSRDNRRDASRDNKPDVPRERRDTLRDERRDMSRDKRREASRDERRDIPRDERRDIPRDERRDAPREGRRDPPRDDRRDAFLDDRREGRSTQEFSRDNRLRQRSLRARSVDRPRVTRARSEGGRRSRSLGDVRLRNRARSVDRVYDLWDRRYSMKRDPYPQDDMRERLYGGTRDIHLARDPPRHEPRDSMPPWEGPRGHSTRDKARDIPPHWSDQYSIQARDDLYNRLQARDDPYIKQPGRDDPYNKQPGRDDPYIKQPGRDDPYIKQPGRDDPYIKQPGRDDPYNKQPGRDDPYNKPSARDDLYDRPPLRDDPYHRPPLRDDPHSRPPLRDDPYNKPSARDDLYDRPPLRDDPYHRPPLRDDPHSRPPLRDDPYSRPPLRDDFYSRPPLLDDQPPLRDDPYNRPPLRDDPFGRPPLRDDPLSRPPLRDDPHSRLPLRDKPYNRDPLQNDQYGRPPLRDDPYSRPSLRDDPLSRPPLHNDPFDRTPLRDDLLSRPTLGGDLYDRPPLRNDPYSRNEAGDDHGEYGPVYQQAERRDMYGRYVPREIPARVEQHEFDALHREIRAKSEEIKLQRESVNRDIRKGIYQPISNKEAKVREELMKCNGTHRDILYDERDAGQHHYEEIPPRMSHNSDLSRDPYEDVHDPRYLPKPFEMSQGRNEDNIIRREPRPRPHSIQITHRQHSSTTDSFLDTQRNMRGHTGNPPQDMRRHTVDGNGWGALPDTYLMSIGMPTSQPPPAGKAMNIQTIDPLEIQTRAPEDELRDSYVKYFGKPEDSPHSPYLRSLNSVGDTDKNGWRYPDKNTLRDVDNVRQSRDNKDGSRNADNRLRDEKLLNDSWEASESMYRVRSFDFSHQEKRAAQPRSRSLDLHSAPPKEEIRERDTRGKPVTAVAPTRARVMHVESTTPRRDDRSRYSYDPYDDRNDRYNGYSSDHYSRHDRSDYYDRQDRRDHYNRQGRGDHYDRSGHHGRADRRDHYDRRDQNDRHDRKYDEEREDYV